The window CGCATGCACAGCTGTCATGTTCGGACTCTTGGTTCGCCGTGGACGATCCTAGACCCAGGCTTGACACACAATCTCTGTAACTCGCATCACACCACTCCCTTTCGCTGTTCGTCCACAAGGCAATTTTGGCGTTTCATTACATCTAGCTACATATACACGTCTCTATTGtgtcttgttcttgtttTGTGCTCTTTCCGACGCAAGCTTGGCCGGTTTGGAAACGGAATAGCCGATCGTACCGGCCAgcactgcagcagcaccgcacCAGAGCCCTAAGGAGCCGGTCGACCTTTCAACGAGCATGACGCTGACCAGGAGGCTAACCGCCTTTctgagcacgagcacgagcgtAACTGAGAGACTGCTGACTTTTGAGGTGAGCCGATTGACGCCGTTGATGCAAAGCAGTTGGGTGGCGACATTGAGAAGCAGAGGTGGGTAGAAGCTGGGTATCCACAGCCCTGTGTTTGATGGTAGGTACGGTTGGAGGTGTGAGAAGGGGGGGATGTGGGAGAGGTTGAAGATTCGTTCTCGGGTTGAATCGTGACGATGGGCGGTGGAGAGAGTGGATGGAGCGATGAGGGCGATGAATCGGTTCATGAGGTTGGAAGTTGGCATCTTGGTCGAGGGGAGATGTGTAGGTGGGCCGAAACCAAACCACCAAGGCGTAGTAGCGTTGGCGTGTTTTATGTCTCTAATCAAGCTCTCTGGCCTGAGTGCGAACATGGGCAGCGAAAGTAGGTGAGAGTAAAACATGGATTCCCTCCAATTCTGATTCCCGTACAGCTTGAAAGTTTGTTCCTGCCACAGCCCCATTAGTCCTGTCAGCACGAGCGCGGAGAAGAGCAACAAGACACCGGTCAGGTACTCGCCTGCATCCGGTGTCGCCGCGCCAACGTCTGCAACGGCTttggtgctggtggaaTAGAGTGTACTGCTCACTACTCCCAGCGTGACCAACACGACAGAAGCCACCTGCAATTTTGTGTACTCTCTCTTCTGTACCAACCATCCCAGGATCATGTTGATCACCAATCCACCGGATCGAAAGACGATATGGACCGGCATAGGTACGTCGTACGCAAACGCCATGTTGTTCAACAAGCTCGTGCTCAAGTAAAAAGCGACTTGAACGATCCACCTGTATAGCGGCACTGCTCGTGGTTTAAAGCCGACGAATGGGAAATGCCGAGAGAAGCGAACAAAGTAGGGTAAAGAGGAAAGAGTGGTTACGAGGAATTGGGCGAACGTTATGAGTGTTCCAGCCGAGGGGAGTTGGCGAGTAGCGAGTTCGAGTGTGTAGGCgttggagcagcagccaccgaAGATGAGGCTGAGGATGAGCAGCCATTCTGGCGCCGTAGTGGAGAGGATGGCGGATGCGGTagaggtggtggaagagatggTGGGACCGTTGGATTCGGTCTTTCTCATCGTGGAGCGACGGCGTATGTCGACGCGCGTGGGCTGCGGAGATATCGGCATGATGAGAGCGCAATGTAGTCGCTCTATGCCTATGCCTATGCCTATGCCTATGCTTCGCCGAGCTGTGATGGTGGGGTGGGTGATGAGTGAGCAACAGTCaagttgtgagtgttgaGTGTTGCTTTGTGTTATCAATcatggatcgtgaatcgtgcatgtGCCAGAAAACCAAACTGAACCACcaacatgcacgatggaCAAGAAAAATCCATCGTCCATGTTACACTATTCACGAGTATGGAAAAGATCAACACCTTTTGCCGTTAGCCCAAGcctgaatcacgaaacacgaatcacgaaccacgaaccacgaaccacgaaccacggaatcgtgaattagCGCGCGCTCTCAAAATCGCACTCACCGGACGCATAACGTGTAAACGAGAGCGTCACGCGTGGGACATGGGTGCAAATctgagaatcacgaatgttaGTGCGATTCcaccaactcgtgactcgtgacttgacgGTTGTTCTTCTGTGTTTGTGTTGATACACTCAGCTCGTGATGCATCTGAATGGAGGGCCTTTTTCATTACGACAGCCATCATGACGATCACATAGCGACTTGTCGCGGTACGCTCGAATCCTAGCGCTCTGACTCGCACGCGCTGCGTGATCTGGCTCCTCTCTGATCCATGGGCTCTGTCCGCACCGACACAGCGCTGATCCTGCCCATCAGCGACCTCTCGCTCTCCCGCGATGTCGACCGTAAATTTCGATTAGCCGGCATCGTCACTGCCGTCTCCCCATCcgactcgtcgctcgtTGTACTCTCCGACCCCTATCCCGCCTCTGATGGCTGCGCCGGCTCCATCCTGGTCGACCTTTCTTTGTGCATTGATCAGTCCCAAGACGGTAGCAAAGGAGGATGGGGCAGAACCACGCCCCAAGTCGTGCCTCCAGAACTCAAGTGTAAATGCATGGTCATCGGACACCTCACCAGACTCCCGCTTCCAATGGACATCACATTTGCGTTACGCCAGAGTCACATTGATTTGGGCCAAGTACAGCTCCATCATGCGGTGCATTTGATGCGCCAAAAGTGGGCGTCCTCGTTAAATAGGTACTTTGTGCTGGAAGCGACGCTGGTCAAACCGTTGGACGACGAGTTTGACTTGCAGCTGTGGAATCGTACGGCGCGCGTGAGGTCGCACCATTTGTGGAGCATGCAtcaccagcaacagcagcagacgctagcatcgagcagctcgacaagtACGATCGGTTCTACGGCAACAGACGACgacactgctgctgctcctgctcaaGATAGCAAAGGCAAACGCAAAgccatctgcatcgactGAGCTCACGCTCGCCGCACCCACACACGCATCCCTGCGACTCAGCCGAATCTTGTATTTCTACTCTTTCTTGCATCTATACCCATTCCCAGTGGCCATCATGACACCAATCTGTGCTGGTGAATTATGGCAGGTAGCCGCTCTCAGAGTAAATCCTCTTCTTGAAGCGCTTCCACAGCTTTTTGTCGACCATCAAGCGTCGTGCCAGGTCCATCATGTTGGTGATCGTAACGGACGGTAACGAGTAGTCGGTAAACTTGCGGAGTGGTTTGGCGAGTTTGGCCGAACGCTTCTTGCGCGTCAAGTGGTGcacttgctcgtcttgggTGTCGTCACTGACGTGCGATGTGAGGAAGGGACTTTGCAATCCAGCGCGGTGCAAttcttgctcgagcaagtGTTTGGGTACGGGACCCGGCGATGCAGTGGCAGTCGGATCGAATTCCGCCCACAAAACGTCGGGTGTGTACGTCACGTATTCCAGTCGATACGAGACCTGCACCTTGTcggcttgatc of the Mycosarcoma maydis chromosome 2, whole genome shotgun sequence genome contains:
- a CDS encoding uncharacterized protein (related to YEA4 - uridine diphosphate-N-acetylglucosamine transporter) codes for the protein MPISPQPTRVDIRRRSTMRKTESNGPTISSTTSTASAILSTTAPEWLLILSLIFGGCCSNAYTLELATRQLPSAGTLITFAQFLVTTLSSLPYFVRFSRHFPFVGFKPRAVPLYRWIVQVAFYLSTSLLNNMAFAYDVPMPVHIVFRSGGLVINMILGWLVQKREYTKLQVASVVLVTLGVVSSTLYSTSTKAVADVGAATPDAGEYLTGVLLLFSALVLTGLMGLWQEQTFKLYGNQNWRESMFYSHLLSLPMFALRPESLIRDIKHANATTPWWFGFGPPTHLPSTKMPTSNLMNRFIALIAPSTLSTAHRHDSTRERIFNLSHIPPFSHLQPYLPSNTGLWIPSFYPPLLLNVATQLLCINGVNRLTSKVSSLSVTLVLVLRKAVSLLVSVMLVERSTGSLGLWCGAAAVLAGTIGYSVSKPAKLASERAQNKNKTQ